A genomic region of Alligator mississippiensis isolate rAllMis1 chromosome 6, rAllMis1, whole genome shotgun sequence contains the following coding sequences:
- the LOC132251249 gene encoding kinesin-1 heavy chain-like, producing the protein MHENVGIWRERSEQAERLVLELREKLAENHTQVEETRKVIIREMERVREYTASQEALETQKQSLETELRDKTRECVELRAQRQEVEREKDHLEKEVQSLRTCVEESTVTERIVQADFEQQLTQVAQAQRERLTAVSLQLEEYKSKISREQQEQLQELEALRNFLLEMEKWAETAQTIHVKVQEDQELHKNTGRGSSKEEMGIENVEKGMMMEGSPETEVARMGGESIPIVIKYLKQEWIRWASQYTKELNGLREKVEKLASEHNAGVLIVPKEGQQMKVDKGDTIPVQGSEPDRGDRKNGDLSYPRHTQEGRQLRQKDQSPEMAKALMGDRADRAPRGQRVAEAQNKGKVQGPKLERRGQNPKELKGGGDGRLKLHLKEGISSPARPQRPV; encoded by the coding sequence ATGCATGAGAACGTGGGAATCTGGCGGGAGAGGTCTGAACAGGCTGAACGCTTGGTTCTGGAGcttagagagaagctggcagagaaTCACACCCAGGTAGAAGAAACCAGGAAAGTGATAataagagagatggagagagtgaGAGAATATACGGCCAGTCAGGAGGCTTTAGAAACACAGAAACAGTCCCTCGAAACAGAGCTAAGAGATAAAACAAGGGAGTGTGTAGAATTGCGGGCTCAAAGGCAAGAAGTGGAAAGAGAAAAGGACCACCTAGAGAAAGAGGTGCAGTCCCTGAGGACCTGTGTAGAAGAGAGCACAGTCACAGAGAGAATAGTACAAGCAGACTTCGAGCAGCAACTGACACAAGTTGCTCAAgcgcagagagagagattgactGCAGTAAGCTTGCAGTTGGAGGAGTATAAATCCAAGATTAGCAGGGAGcaacaggagcagctgcaggagctggaagccCTGAGAAATTTCTTGTTAGAAATGGAGAAATGGGCTGAGACGGCACAGACCATACATGTGAAGGTCCAAGAAGACCAGGAGCTCCATAAGAATACTGGGAGAGGAAGCTCCAAGGAGGAGATGGGAATAGAGAACGTAGAAAAGGGTATGATGATGGAGGGATCCCCTGAGACAGAAGTGGCAAGAATGGGGGGAGAGAGTATCCCCATTGTGATCAAATACCTCAAACAGGAATGGATTCGCTGGGCAAGCCAGTATACAAAAGAATTAAATGGCTTGAGGGAAAAGGTAGAGAAACTGGCCAGCGAGCACAATGCTGGGGTACTGATAGTACCAAAAGAGGGGCAACAAATGAAGGTAGATAAGGGGGATACAATACCTGTTCAAGGCAGTGAGCCGGACAGGGGGGACCGCAAAAACGGTGATCTAAGCTACCCTAGACATACTCAGGAAGGCAGACAGCTAAGACAAAAGGACCAGAGTCCAGAAATGGCAAAGGCTCTGATGGGTGATAGAGCCGATAGGGCTCCCAGAGGGCAGAGAGTGGCAGAAGCCCAGAATAAAGGGAAGGTGCAAGGGCCCAAATTGGAAAGAAGGGGCCAGAACCCCAAggaacttaaggggggaggagaTGGACGACTCAAGCTCCACCTTAAAGAAGGAATATCTAGCCCAGCACGACCGCAGAGACCAGTCTGA